A region from the Nitrospirota bacterium genome encodes:
- a CDS encoding HAD-IIIA family hydrolase — MKNAFKKELFKIAKDIKILILDVDGVLTDGSIILDNKDNELKCFHVRDGHGIKMLLRHDIVVALITGRYSEVVKRRAKELGIKDVFQKCYDKTKAYNRIVKKYAIGDHQIAYVGDDIVDIPLLKKCGFPITVSDADKHVKSFVKMVTKNRGGRGAVREVCDLILKAKNLWENIISEYSKI; from the coding sequence ATGAAGAATGCTTTTAAAAAAGAACTTTTCAAAATTGCAAAGGACATCAAAATTCTTATCCTTGATGTAGACGGAGTGCTTACTGATGGAAGTATTATTCTTGACAATAAAGATAATGAATTAAAGTGTTTCCATGTGCGTGATGGACATGGAATAAAAATGCTATTGAGGCATGACATAGTTGTTGCGCTTATTACAGGTAGGTATTCAGAGGTAGTGAAAAGAAGAGCAAAGGAGCTTGGGATCAAAGACGTTTTTCAGAAATGCTATGACAAAACAAAAGCTTATAATAGGATAGTAAAAAAATATGCTATAGGCGACCATCAGATTGCATATGTTGGAGATGATATTGTAGACATACCATTATTAAAAAAATGTGGTTTTCCTATTACTGTTTCAGATGCAGATAAACATGTTAAATCTTTTGTAAAAATGGTCACAAAGAACAGAGGTGGCAGAGGTGCTGTTAGAGAGGTATGTGATTTAATTTTGAAAGCAAAAAATCTATGGGAAAATATTATCAGTGAGTACTCTAAAATTTAA
- a CDS encoding PAS domain S-box protein, translated as MEKISLHMIYIKLKPERKRLKEKRKNITQRDSYKILTSLFDTTTDFLYLLDERGTILKVNRAVLNRTGYTEEEILGLSIEKIFSPASQEIFAQKFPVLLKNKVNSEEVDIVCKNGEIVNVLCTGSIVCDDYGDIIYIIVYQKDITNLKRSEEKLRQMDKIKLLGQLAAGVAHEVRNPLNSILAITEALFQDIGDNPEYKIFLEHIKKQVDRLSKLMNDLLDLARPIYPSNFHKESLYTICKAAINLFKEEGVSQKHKINLFLSPEKTFPEVMADSSRLQQAFLNLLKNSCQNSPEDEEIEFILSLHDRKFVKIFIVDHGIGIPIENLQNVFDPFFTTQKGSYGLGLSLTKHIIESHGGEILIYNNNPPPGCTVEIMLPIANEEIK; from the coding sequence ATGGAAAAAATATCCCTTCATATGATATACATAAAATTAAAACCAGAAAGGAAAAGATTGAAAGAAAAAAGAAAAAATATTACTCAAAGGGATAGTTATAAAATACTCACTTCGTTATTTGACACTACCACAGATTTTTTATATTTACTCGATGAACGGGGGACTATTTTAAAAGTCAATAGAGCTGTATTAAACCGAACGGGATATACAGAAGAAGAGATACTCGGTTTGAGCATCGAAAAAATTTTTAGCCCTGCATCACAGGAAATTTTTGCACAAAAATTTCCTGTGCTTCTAAAAAATAAAGTTAATAGTGAAGAAGTAGATATAGTTTGTAAAAATGGTGAGATTGTTAATGTTCTTTGCACAGGGTCAATTGTCTGTGATGATTATGGTGATATTATATACATCATTGTTTATCAGAAAGATATAACTAACCTGAAGCGCTCTGAGGAAAAACTTCGACAGATGGATAAGATAAAGCTGCTCGGACAGCTTGCTGCTGGTGTTGCCCATGAGGTCCGAAATCCATTGAACTCAATACTGGCAATTACAGAAGCCTTATTCCAGGATATCGGGGATAATCCAGAATATAAAATTTTCCTTGAGCATATAAAAAAACAGGTCGATCGTTTATCAAAATTAATGAATGATTTATTAGATCTTGCAAGACCGATATACCCATCAAATTTTCATAAAGAGTCTCTGTATACAATTTGCAAGGCTGCAATAAATTTATTTAAAGAGGAGGGTGTTTCACAGAAACATAAAATAAATTTATTTCTGTCTCCTGAAAAGACCTTTCCAGAGGTAATGGCAGACAGTTCTCGATTACAGCAGGCTTTTCTCAATCTGTTGAAGAATTCTTGTCAGAATAGTCCTGAAGATGAAGAAATCGAATTTATTTTGTCATTACATGATAGAAAATTTGTTAAAATATTTATTGTTGATCATGGGATCGGAATTCCAATTGAAAATCTTCAAAATGTATTCGATCCATTTTTTACAACTCAGAAGGGCTCTTATGGTCTGGGGCTCAGTCTAACTAAACATATCATTGAATCTCATGGAGGTGAAATTTTGATATATAATAACAATCCACCTCCGGGGTGTACTGTTGAAATTATGTTACCTATTGCTAATGAGGAGATAAAATGA
- a CDS encoding response regulator, protein MAKTRQKKSHILLVDDEKALLLAFKKFLQSPKINVDTAETFNEVKSMLEKKVYDVIITDLRLTGTSKEEGLNIINMTKEKNPETQVILLTAYGNQEIMEKAYQLGAAYYFEKPVSVNVLKEALMNLGVM, encoded by the coding sequence ATGGCTAAAACAAGGCAGAAAAAGAGTCACATACTTCTTGTGGATGATGAAAAAGCACTTCTGTTGGCTTTTAAAAAATTTCTTCAGAGTCCAAAGATTAATGTTGACACAGCGGAAACATTTAATGAAGTTAAATCTATGTTAGAAAAAAAAGTATATGATGTCATCATCACAGATCTCAGACTTACAGGAACTTCTAAAGAAGAAGGTCTAAATATTATTAATATGACAAAGGAAAAAAATCCTGAAACGCAGGTTATTCTACTTACAGCATATGGGAATCAGGAAATAATGGAGAAGGCATATCAATTAGGAGCTGCATATTATTTTGAAAAACCAGTTTCAGTGAACGTTTTAAAAGAAGCTCTCATGAATTTGGGGGTTATGTAA
- a CDS encoding sigma-54-dependent Fis family transcriptional regulator: protein MNPKILIIDDEESTRFGLSRYLSKVGYIVQDADTLSKSKEAVSSQRFDAIILDLNLPDGNGLDWIPELREIHPDVALVIITGYGDIPVAVEAMRRGADNFLTKPVNMADLDVFLRKSLEIGNLRRKHLTTQRLMRKDQPYFGESSVMKKVMNMISLASENESPVVLLGETGSGKGFLAKWLHDHSPRYSGPFVELNCSNLRGDLLASELFGHAKGSFTSAVHDKQGLIEVADGGTLFLDEISDMDLGVQAQFLKVVEEKQYRRLGEVKMRTSDFRLICATNHDLVEEIKNGRFRKDLYFRINVLPITIPPLRERPEDIPGFVRKILTNLGHNDTEVPDEIIQMLKNYPWPGNIRELRNVLERAILLSQGKTLSTEHFPGLEPCYFISEKNKRLSNLDNIEENHIRAIVKQFNGDTRKASEALGISRATLYRKLKKFQKK from the coding sequence ATGAATCCGAAGATTCTTATTATTGATGACGAAGAAAGCACGAGGTTCGGATTATCAAGGTATCTTTCAAAGGTTGGCTATATAGTTCAGGATGCTGATACCCTATCAAAATCAAAGGAAGCAGTTTCATCTCAACGGTTTGATGCTATTATTTTAGATCTTAATCTACCGGACGGCAATGGCCTTGACTGGATACCAGAATTAAGGGAAATCCATCCAGATGTAGCACTTGTCATTATAACAGGATATGGTGATATCCCTGTTGCAGTTGAAGCGATGAGACGTGGTGCTGATAATTTTCTTACCAAGCCAGTAAATATGGCAGACCTTGATGTTTTTCTCAGAAAAAGTCTTGAGATAGGTAATCTAAGACGAAAACACCTAACCACTCAGCGTTTGATGAGAAAAGATCAGCCGTATTTTGGAGAAAGTTCAGTCATGAAAAAAGTTATGAATATGATATCCCTCGCATCTGAAAATGAGTCTCCAGTTGTGTTGCTTGGTGAGACAGGCTCCGGGAAAGGGTTTTTAGCAAAATGGTTACACGATCATAGTCCACGATATTCTGGCCCTTTTGTTGAATTAAATTGCTCAAACCTCAGAGGAGACTTACTTGCGAGTGAACTTTTCGGTCACGCTAAGGGATCGTTTACTTCTGCTGTTCATGACAAACAGGGATTGATCGAGGTAGCAGACGGTGGAACACTTTTTCTCGATGAGATTAGTGATATGGATTTAGGAGTTCAGGCACAATTTCTTAAAGTTGTTGAGGAAAAACAATACCGTCGTCTTGGTGAAGTTAAAATGAGGACGAGCGATTTCAGGCTTATATGTGCTACAAATCATGATCTTGTTGAAGAGATAAAAAATGGCAGATTTAGGAAAGACTTATATTTTCGGATTAATGTCCTGCCAATAACAATACCTCCTCTAAGGGAAAGGCCAGAAGATATTCCGGGATTTGTCCGCAAGATTTTGACAAATTTAGGGCATAATGATACTGAAGTCCCAGATGAAATTATTCAGATGCTAAAAAACTATCCATGGCCCGGCAATATCCGAGAATTAAGAAATGTTCTGGAAAGAGCAATTCTTCTTTCACAGGGTAAAACTCTTTCAACAGAACATTTTCCTGGTTTAGAACCATGCTATTTCATATCAGAAAAAAATAAAAGACTCAGTAATCTTGATAATATTGAGGAAAATCATATAAGAGCTATAGTCAAACAATTTAATGGTGATACTCGCAAGGCATCTGAAGCATTGGGAATCTCAAGGGCAACATTATACAGGAAATTAAAAAAATTTCAGAAAAAATAA
- the plsY gene encoding glycerol-3-phosphate 1-O-acyltransferase PlsY, with product MIRIIILLFVSFIIGSIPFGIIIAKAKGVDLKKVGSGNIGATNVLRSLGKWPAILTLIGDILKGTLVIAIGRYLEVGAFYEGLMGISAILGHNFSLFLSFTGGKGVATSIGVLIFYIPEVAIITILLWLFVVFISRYSSLGALLSFGLLPINILIFDDKKKLIIGIMIAILIFIRHRDNIQRLLKGTERRIGQRG from the coding sequence ATGATTAGAATTATCATATTGTTGTTTGTATCTTTTATTATTGGTTCAATTCCTTTTGGTATAATAATAGCAAAGGCCAAAGGTGTTGATTTAAAGAAGGTTGGAAGTGGAAATATAGGTGCAACAAATGTTTTACGGTCTTTAGGAAAATGGCCAGCAATATTAACACTTATAGGAGACATCCTTAAGGGTACTTTGGTAATCGCGATAGGCAGATATCTGGAGGTTGGAGCATTTTACGAAGGTCTAATGGGAATTTCTGCGATTCTTGGACATAATTTTTCTCTCTTCTTGAGTTTTACAGGAGGCAAAGGGGTTGCAACAAGCATTGGTGTTCTTATTTTTTATATCCCCGAGGTAGCTATCATCACAATTCTTCTCTGGTTATTCGTTGTTTTTATTTCAAGGTATTCATCTCTTGGAGCACTTTTGTCTTTTGGGCTTCTGCCAATCAATATTCTTATTTTCGATGATAAAAAGAAATTGATTATCGGTATTATGATTGCTATCCTTATATTTATAAGGCATCGAGATAATATACAGAGGCTTTTGAAAGGCACAGAAAGGAGAATTGGGCAGAGGGGATGA
- the pgsA gene encoding CDP-diacylglycerol--glycerol-3-phosphate 3-phosphatidyltransferase, whose protein sequence is MLSVSTLKFNLPTLLTLSRIILIPVFLFTVYQHPVFGAFIFIIASITDFLDGYLARRSGEVTKFGIILDPIADKFLVISALIVLVEMERLQAWIAIIIIVREFLVTGLRVVALSKDIIIPAETGGKIKTTLQITAIICLILMKSIVNIHLYDIGIILIWIAMVLSIVSGVKYTISFWKKI, encoded by the coding sequence ATATTATCAGTGAGTACTCTAAAATTTAATCTTCCGACTTTACTCACACTTAGCAGAATAATTTTGATTCCAGTTTTTTTATTCACCGTTTACCAGCATCCTGTCTTTGGTGCATTTATATTCATTATAGCTTCAATAACAGACTTTCTTGACGGCTACCTTGCAAGACGTTCTGGTGAAGTAACAAAATTCGGCATAATTCTCGATCCGATTGCTGATAAATTCCTTGTTATATCTGCACTGATCGTCCTTGTAGAAATGGAACGACTTCAGGCATGGATAGCTATTATAATCATTGTAAGAGAATTTCTTGTTACCGGTTTGAGAGTCGTTGCACTTTCAAAGGATATAATTATCCCGGCTGAAACTGGAGGAAAGATAAAAACCACTCTTCAAATAACTGCGATCATCTGTCTGATTCTTATGAAAAGCATTGTGAATATACATCTCTATGATATTGGTATAATTCTTATATGGATCGCAATGGTTCTATCCATAGTATCAGGAGTTAAATATACTATATCTTTCTGGAAAAAGATCTAA